atttttttgcTGCCACCACCATGTGGGGAGCTGCCAAGGAACCTATCATAATGATGTGGTTCCTTCATTGGCAGGGTCTGGGCTGGCTCTGGGCTGGCTCCCAGTAGTTAAGCTGCCCATTCAGAAGACGGTTAGTAGAAGTGCAGCCCCTTGGCAGACAGTAATCCGGCTCAATTGAGTAGGTAatgtttctcatctctaaaaccATTTTGGTTAAAGGGACAAGTACCGGTACTTTGCCTGTTTGATGAGAGCCCGGTTTGAAGAACATAAGAATGAGAAGGACATGGTGAAGGCCACCCAGCTGCTGAGGGCCGCAGAGGAAGAATTCTGGAACAATCAGCATCCCCAACCTTACATCTTCCCTGATTCTCCAGGAGGGACCTCCTATGAGAGATACGAGTGTTACAAGGTAGGTGAGCACCATAGTGGTGACCACCTTCAGAGAGGCAGACTTTCTCCTGTCCCAAAACTCACCCCCAGATCCCGCTTGCCCGGTTAGGGGCAGCTAGTCAAAACTCTTTCCTGCCACTGGTAAATACTTTTCTGTTTTCAGGTGTCCGTTTTCTCTCTCCAGGTGACATTCTGCCTTGTCCTTCTGACAGTTCAGCTCCAAGGTCTTGCAGTATCTTTTTGGCATAGCAGTGTGCTAAAATACTTGGTGTATAACTCATTGGGATCTTAAAGTTAGCCAGTACGGATTGGTGCTTAGTATTTCAGAGCAATTACAGGTACCATTTCCGCGCGGCATCAGACCGCTCTGGGTATTTAGAGAATGCAGATCAGAGGGCATCAGTGCCTGCTCTCTCTGGCCTGACCTTGAGGTTTCTTAGCGTGTGACACTGACTCTCAGGTGTTCTTTAGGTCCGTGCCAGCTCACCCTCCACTGTCGTTGTGCTGTGCTCGAAGCAGTCTGATGCTTGCAGCAGTTATAAAAATACACGGTCATTTTTGCCTTCTGCCTCCTGAGCAGGTCCTGTGGGTGGCATGTTAGTGCCTCCTCCGGGCTGATGCGGTGATTTCCTCTCCTCACAGGTGCCCGAATGGTGCTTAGATGACTGGCACCCGTCCGAGAAGGCAATGTATCCTGATTACTTCGCCAAGAGAGAGCAGTGGAAGAAGCTGCGGATGGAAAGCTGGGAGCGGGAGGTGAGTCTTGCCTGCCTTTCGCCACACAGCGTGGCCCACGTGGTCAGCGCCTGGACGGGCTCAGGTTTTGTTCCCCAGGTGCAGAGGTCCAGAGTCCAGTCTTGACGGTTACTGTGGCCCTTTGCCTCTCAGACACACTTGTGTGCCTAGATGTGCTAAATGTAACCTTTATTTACAACCTTCTTGTCAACTGGTGACATGGTGTCGCTGGTCTCTCTGGATTTTCTGCTCCCTGCttttgcttctcccctccctcctcagtcCTCTGCCTGACCGTCCTGCTGTGCCCTCCTGTCCCTGAATTTTCCTTTCCACCAGGGCCTCGGACATTTTTCATTCGCGATGTctgatgtacatttttaaaagctcaacTTTACCGGAGTGTGAAGAATATATTGGAGAGCTTgaggggagaattggagagaCCAGTTTGGGGTTCTTGCAGTTTGGTCAATGATTATGGCAACCAGCAGCAGGGGGCACGCAGTGAACAGGGAAAGAAGTCAGTTCAGGGTATCACTGGCAGGGGTATGAAGGCCGAGTGGATGCCGGCGATgtgtgagggacagagaggaatcaGTGAGATCCATGTTAATGTTTGGTGTTGGTTTATTGAgataaagaagagggagaaacgggtgccagtgggttaggcatctgatCACAATTtcttcaggttgtgatctcagggatgtgagatggagccccgtgtacAGGCTGCACGCCtggggggagtctgctgctctgtccctgcccctgcgTGCTCGCtcgctccttccctccctccctctctcaaataaataaatctttaaaaaaaaagaagaaacaggtgtTGGAAGGACAAGTAAGTGTTTGGTTTTAAATTTGTTGTGTCTGAGAGGCCTGTGAGACACCAAGTGAGACGGCAGTAGGTGACTTCGGGTGTAGAGACCTGGAGCTCAAAGGAGAGATTTGAGCTCAAAACAGATTTGTGACTTATCCGTTGTTTTAAAAGCCACAGAAATGTAGGCGATCTTAGGCGAGAGAGCAGAAAGGTTAGAGGCGCTGCC
This region of Mustela erminea isolate mMusErm1 chromosome 16, mMusErm1.Pri, whole genome shotgun sequence genomic DNA includes:
- the NDUFB9 gene encoding NADH dehydrogenase [ubiquinone] 1 beta subcomplex subunit 9 isoform X2, translating into MEKDKYRYFACLMRARFEEHKNEKDMVKATQLLRAAEEEFWNNQHPQPYIFPDSPGGTSYERYECYKVPEWCLDDWHPSEKAMYPDYFAKREQWKKLRMESWEREVKQLQEETPAGGPSTEALPPARKEGDLPPLWWHIVTRPRERPM
- the NDUFB9 gene encoding NADH dehydrogenase [ubiquinone] 1 beta subcomplex subunit 9 isoform X1, which translates into the protein MAFCAPGAYLTHQQKVLRLYKRALRHLESYCVHRDKYRYFACLMRARFEEHKNEKDMVKATQLLRAAEEEFWNNQHPQPYIFPDSPGGTSYERYECYKVPEWCLDDWHPSEKAMYPDYFAKREQWKKLRMESWEREVKQLQEETPAGGPSTEALPPARKEGDLPPLWWHIVTRPRERPM